A part of Fimbriimonadia bacterium genomic DNA contains:
- a CDS encoding transcription elongation factor GreA, which produces MTEEGVVLLTEKGYKRLSDELAQLTGVKRPEIAERIRASKEQGEFADDNSEFEEAKREQALVESRIAELKELLSSAQKLSMRNIPTDHVGIGSVVVLRNLKKRSEILEVRVVTVFEADPDEGSISSDSPWGQALMDRAVGDKVVINAPAGQLHYEIIEIRKK; this is translated from the coding sequence ATGACTGAGGAAGGCGTCGTGTTGTTAACCGAAAAGGGCTACAAGCGGCTCAGTGATGAGCTGGCCCAGCTTACCGGCGTCAAGCGTCCCGAGATAGCCGAGCGAATCCGTGCTTCGAAGGAGCAGGGCGAGTTCGCCGACGACAACTCGGAGTTCGAGGAAGCCAAGCGCGAGCAGGCTCTCGTAGAGAGCCGAATCGCCGAGCTCAAGGAATTGCTCAGTTCGGCGCAGAAGCTCTCTATGCGCAACATTCCGACGGACCACGTCGGTATCGGCTCGGTGGTGGTCCTCAGGAACCTGAAGAAGCGCAGCGAGATACTCGAAGTTCGGGTCGTCACCGTGTTCGAGGCCGACCCAGACGAAGGCTCGATCTCCTCGGACAGCCCGTGGGGACAGGCGCTGATGGATCGTGCTGTCGGCGACAAGGTCGTCATCAATGCGCCCGCCGGGCAACTGCACTACGAGATCATCGAAATCAGGAAGAAGTAG
- a CDS encoding prepilin-type N-terminal cleavage/methylation domain-containing protein, which produces MDSRRAFTLIELLVVIAIIAILAGILFPVFASARQRSHDAKCAANLRQLVQANLMYAGDTGRYVPAAQDLYETNRRRWFGVRGSDGRFVPEDGPLVPYLKDGGLLRQCPLFSTKIGFSLGAGGYVYNYIAAGSNVWDMGFVPEAYHTSRREGSIARATQVAMFADGALDIGSPQGLAEYTFLEPPDEVLRRMGSPYSMDPSLHFRHSGRVLVGYVDGHVGAARLARSVVKSGVYPRANPAAHGLGWMGPFDSETPYDPL; this is translated from the coding sequence GTGGATAGCAGAAGGGCTTTCACGTTGATCGAACTGCTCGTGGTGATAGCCATCATCGCGATCCTGGCGGGCATCCTGTTCCCCGTGTTTGCATCAGCGCGGCAACGTAGCCACGACGCGAAGTGCGCTGCCAACCTAAGGCAACTCGTGCAGGCCAACCTGATGTACGCAGGCGATACCGGCAGGTACGTTCCCGCTGCACAGGACCTGTACGAGACCAATCGCCGACGGTGGTTCGGAGTGCGGGGCTCGGACGGGCGGTTCGTCCCAGAAGACGGACCGCTCGTCCCCTACCTCAAGGACGGCGGACTCCTCCGCCAGTGTCCACTATTCTCGACGAAGATCGGCTTCTCCCTCGGCGCGGGCGGCTACGTATACAACTACATCGCAGCTGGCTCCAACGTGTGGGACATGGGCTTCGTGCCCGAGGCGTATCACACGTCGCGAAGAGAAGGCAGCATCGCGCGAGCAACTCAGGTGGCGATGTTCGCGGACGGTGCCCTCGATATCGGCAGTCCCCAAGGTCTTGCCGAGTACACCTTCCTCGAGCCGCCCGACGAAGTGCTCCGCCGGATGGGCAGCCCTTACTCGATGGACCCCTCGCTCCACTTCCGCCACTCCGGCCGGGTACTGGTGGGCTACGTGGACGGTCACGTCGGCGCGGCTCGCTTGGCACGATCCGTGGTCAAGAGCGGTGTGTACCCCCGGGCCAACCCCGCCGCCCACGGCCTCGGCTGGATGGGCCCCTTCGACAGCGAAACCCCCTACGATCCGCTCTAG
- the lysS gene encoding lysine--tRNA ligase — MGKVTEAVGEREVRLAKLAALREMGRDPYRIERFDRTHLLQEVHDCFARLEGQPVAVAGRVVSHRSMGKVAFVHLSDATGKLQIYFRKDDLPDDWPVVEQVDIGDLVGVHGEPFVTRTGEQSVHARKVDVLAKCLQTLPLGKEKEGHQWYGFHDREQRYRHRHLDLIANRESFERLVARSRMVSAVRAFLDSEGFLEVETPVLQYEAGGAAARPFITHHNALGVDLKLRISLELYLKRLVIGGIEKVYEVGRVFRNEGISTKHLPEFTLLELYQAYVQLEDIMTLTERLFHHVAVTCFGGPVVKVGDAEIDFSKPWHRMKLTDAIEERTGVGKEAFASLESAKKAGESLGLDMSTETLPGGIMEKLMERFVQPHLIQPTFLTDYPLDTSPLAKKTQEDPRFVRRFEGFVMRQEVANAFSELNDPIDQRERLMLQAAQREAGDAEAHPLDEEFVYAMEAGMPPAGGLGIGLDRMAIVLSGAGSIRDVVFFPTLRPEDQSDG, encoded by the coding sequence ATGGGCAAGGTGACCGAGGCAGTCGGTGAGAGAGAGGTCCGACTAGCCAAGCTCGCGGCGCTCCGAGAGATGGGGCGTGACCCCTATCGGATCGAACGGTTCGACCGCACACATCTGCTCCAAGAGGTGCACGACTGTTTTGCACGACTCGAGGGCCAGCCCGTTGCGGTTGCGGGCAGAGTGGTGTCGCACCGGTCCATGGGCAAGGTCGCGTTCGTACACCTATCCGACGCGACCGGCAAGCTGCAAATCTATTTCCGCAAGGATGACCTACCCGACGACTGGCCGGTAGTCGAGCAGGTTGACATCGGCGACTTGGTAGGGGTGCACGGCGAACCATTCGTCACGCGAACCGGGGAGCAGAGCGTGCACGCCCGCAAAGTGGACGTGCTGGCTAAGTGCCTGCAGACCCTTCCGCTCGGCAAGGAGAAGGAAGGGCATCAGTGGTACGGATTTCACGACCGAGAACAACGCTATCGCCATCGTCACCTCGACCTGATCGCGAACCGAGAATCCTTCGAGCGGCTCGTCGCCCGTTCTAGGATGGTCTCGGCTGTACGGGCGTTCCTGGACTCTGAAGGATTCTTGGAGGTCGAGACTCCCGTGTTGCAGTACGAAGCGGGAGGAGCGGCAGCGCGTCCGTTCATCACGCACCACAACGCGCTGGGCGTGGACCTCAAGCTCCGCATTTCTCTGGAGCTGTATTTGAAACGCCTGGTGATCGGTGGCATCGAGAAGGTGTACGAGGTGGGTCGGGTGTTTCGCAATGAGGGGATTTCCACCAAGCATTTGCCCGAGTTCACGCTGCTGGAGTTGTATCAGGCGTACGTTCAGCTCGAAGACATCATGACTCTGACGGAGAGATTGTTCCACCACGTAGCAGTCACCTGTTTCGGCGGCCCCGTGGTGAAGGTGGGCGATGCGGAGATTGACTTCTCTAAGCCGTGGCACCGCATGAAGCTGACCGACGCAATCGAAGAGCGCACGGGGGTCGGCAAGGAGGCGTTCGCCTCGTTGGAGAGTGCCAAGAAGGCTGGGGAGTCGCTCGGCCTGGATATGAGCACAGAGACCCTACCCGGCGGCATCATGGAGAAGCTGATGGAGCGGTTCGTCCAGCCGCACCTGATCCAGCCAACCTTCCTGACCGACTATCCGCTCGACACTTCGCCGTTGGCCAAAAAGACGCAGGAGGACCCACGTTTCGTAAGGCGTTTCGAAGGCTTCGTGATGCGCCAGGAGGTGGCCAATGCCTTCAGCGAGCTGAACGATCCGATAGACCAGCGAGAGAGACTGATGCTGCAGGCAGCACAGCGAGAAGCCGGAGACGCAGAAGCGCATCCTTTGGACGAGGAGTTCGTTTACGCAATGGAAGCCGGCATGCCGCCCGCGGGCGGACTGGGGATCGGCCTGGATCGCATGGCCATCGTGCTGAGTGGCGCAGGTTCGATTCGCGACGTAGTGTTCTTCCCCACCCTGCGCCCCGAAGACCAGTCGGACGGCTAG